Proteins encoded by one window of Natronomonas salsuginis:
- a CDS encoding ketopantoate reductase family protein: MEIAVFGAGSLGSLLGGLLAREHDVTLVGRDPHVRAIEERGLRISGAIDATVYPAARLDAPDAADLAIVCVKAFDTPAAAAELADCDLDACLSVQNGMGNETVLAERLDAPVLAGTCSYGALRPAPGEVRCTGVGEIVLGPRTGGASPLADRVGTAFDRAEVVTSVADNMPTRLWEKLAVNAGINATTALARIDNGSVLDGDAWSVAAAAARETAAVARREGIEISDAAAEGAVRRVAEATAENTSSMHQDVLADRRTEVDAINGFIAERASERGVDAPINRTLAWLVRAWESGQGVR, from the coding sequence ATGGAGATCGCCGTCTTCGGTGCCGGAAGCCTCGGAAGCCTGCTCGGCGGGCTCCTCGCCCGCGAACACGACGTGACGCTCGTCGGGCGGGACCCACACGTGCGAGCGATCGAGGAGCGCGGGCTCCGTATCTCCGGCGCGATCGACGCGACCGTCTATCCGGCGGCGCGTCTCGACGCTCCCGACGCGGCCGACCTCGCGATCGTCTGCGTGAAGGCGTTCGACACGCCCGCCGCCGCGGCCGAACTCGCCGACTGCGACCTCGATGCCTGTCTCTCCGTCCAGAACGGCATGGGAAACGAGACGGTGCTCGCCGAGCGACTCGACGCGCCCGTCCTCGCCGGCACCTGCTCGTACGGCGCGCTCCGGCCGGCCCCCGGCGAGGTCCGCTGTACGGGCGTCGGTGAAATCGTCCTCGGGCCGCGAACGGGTGGGGCATCCCCGCTCGCCGATCGCGTCGGAACGGCGTTCGACCGCGCTGAGGTCGTCACCTCGGTCGCCGACAACATGCCGACGAGGCTCTGGGAGAAACTGGCCGTCAACGCGGGGATCAACGCGACGACCGCGCTGGCTCGGATCGACAACGGATCGGTGCTCGACGGCGACGCGTGGTCGGTCGCGGCGGCGGCCGCCCGAGAAACCGCCGCCGTGGCTCGGCGCGAAGGGATCGAGATCTCCGATGCGGCGGCCGAAGGGGCGGTCCGACGGGTGGCCGAGGCGACTGCCGAGAACACCTCCTCGATGCACCAGGACGTGCTCGCCGATCGCCGGACCGAGGTCGACGCAATAAACGGGTTTATCGCCGAGCGAGCGAGCGAGCGCGGGGTCGACGCTCCGATCAATCGGACGCTCGCGTGGCTGGTTCGAGCGTGGGAGTCCGGCCAGGGCGTTCGATAG
- a CDS encoding DUF7130 family rubredoxin-like protein has product MRPQHASTTSRAENRSGEKNLLWRCGVCGELGSLDSVPPSCPSCGAPGEEIGYVDED; this is encoded by the coding sequence ATGAGACCACAACACGCATCTACCACTTCGCGGGCCGAGAACCGCTCGGGCGAGAAGAACCTCTTGTGGCGCTGCGGGGTCTGTGGCGAACTCGGCTCGCTCGACAGCGTTCCGCCGTCCTGTCCGTCCTGTGGCGCTCCCGGGGAGGAGATCGGATACGTCGACGAAGACTGA
- a CDS encoding MmgE/PrpD family protein, with translation MSEQRHRPPNPSEPIASFVSTLSFEEIPEDAVRLAERCFVDTVGVTLAGAQTGAGAAAAAIADLGETTVLGRDESASMSDAALANGTAGHGLDFDDVSWGMDGHPSVALVAPALAVGERLDATGRELVTAFVAGFETECAIAAPISPSHYGRGWHPTSTFGVFGAAAVAASLLECSAEETRHALHIAASMASGLKRNFGSMTKPLHAGHAVRSGLTAARLADEGFTADSAAIAGDDGFWDLYAGEEGVDPTAGHELGSEWAILTEGVHVKKYPCCYFTHTSIANVIDLVTEHGIDPESVASIAVHAAGGAVDALAHDDPNTGLEAKFSMPYTVAYGVVTRRVDLAAFEDEHVDDPAVQAVRERVTLELNSDLHYDSHESRLRLETTDGTVYEQVRENPPGIHENPLSIPELRAKYEMCAERALSETDVEASWAALESLREQSSTRELLAHL, from the coding sequence ATGTCCGAACAACGCCATCGCCCCCCGAACCCGTCCGAACCGATCGCGTCGTTCGTCTCGACGCTGTCCTTCGAGGAGATCCCGGAGGACGCCGTCCGGCTCGCAGAACGCTGTTTCGTCGACACCGTCGGCGTGACGCTCGCGGGCGCACAGACCGGCGCGGGCGCGGCCGCGGCGGCCATCGCCGACCTCGGTGAGACGACGGTGCTCGGCCGCGACGAGTCCGCGTCGATGTCGGACGCCGCTCTCGCGAACGGAACCGCGGGTCACGGTCTCGATTTCGACGATGTCTCGTGGGGGATGGACGGCCACCCCAGCGTCGCGCTGGTCGCCCCGGCGCTGGCGGTGGGCGAGCGACTGGACGCGACCGGCCGCGAGTTGGTGACGGCGTTCGTCGCCGGCTTCGAGACCGAGTGCGCGATCGCCGCGCCGATCAGCCCGAGCCACTACGGGCGCGGCTGGCACCCGACCTCGACCTTCGGCGTGTTCGGCGCTGCGGCTGTCGCCGCCTCGCTTCTGGAGTGCTCCGCCGAGGAGACGCGTCACGCGCTGCATATCGCCGCCTCGATGGCGTCGGGGCTCAAGCGGAACTTCGGGTCGATGACGAAGCCCCTGCACGCCGGGCACGCGGTTCGGTCCGGCCTCACCGCCGCTCGGCTCGCGGACGAGGGGTTCACGGCGGATTCGGCGGCAATCGCGGGCGACGACGGCTTCTGGGACCTCTACGCCGGCGAGGAGGGCGTCGACCCGACGGCCGGCCACGAACTGGGTTCGGAGTGGGCGATCCTGACGGAGGGCGTCCACGTGAAGAAGTATCCGTGCTGTTATTTCACCCACACGAGCATCGCGAACGTGATCGACCTCGTCACCGAACACGGAATCGATCCCGAGTCGGTCGCGTCGATCGCCGTCCACGCGGCGGGCGGCGCGGTCGACGCCCTCGCACACGACGATCCAAATACGGGGCTCGAAGCCAAGTTCTCGATGCCCTACACCGTCGCCTACGGCGTGGTCACCCGCCGCGTCGACCTTGCCGCGTTCGAGGACGAACACGTCGACGATCCGGCGGTACAAGCGGTCCGCGAGCGCGTCACCCTCGAGCTGAACTCCGACCTCCACTACGACTCCCACGAGAGCCGGCTTCGCCTCGAAACGACCGACGGGACGGTGTACGAGCAGGTTCGCGAGAACCCGCCGGGAATCCACGAGAACCCGCTGTCGATTCCCGAACTCCGGGCGAAATACGAGATGTGCGCCGAACGGGCGCTCTCGGAGACTGATGTCGAAGCCAGTTGGGCGGCGCTCGAGTCGCTCCGCGAGCAGTCATCGACGCGCGAGTTGCTCGCGCACTTGTAG
- a CDS encoding acyl-CoA dehydrogenase family protein, with translation MVTVDTDTVRLSEEQRLVQRSVQQICDDFGADYWREKDVEGEYPQEFVDVLSEEGWMGALVPEEYGGAAMTTKEVVVMMDEIAASGGGFSAAQAIHGGIYNTPPIVNYGSEEMKSELLPKVARGEVSIQSFALTEPNAGSDSTSIETFAKKDGDEYVLNGQKIWTSRVDATDYIVVVARTTPKSEVEKRTRGISMFLVDKEDAFDQGGLETSAIPKTASGCVHSYEMWFKDLRIPGGNLIGEEGEGFYQVLDGLNEERLVIAAECVGLGEAAIERGVEYATEREVFGESIGSNQAVQHPLAEAYAHVQAAKQMTFDGAEAVEDAESQEVGARANMAKYLASEAAFEAADAAVQTHGGFGIATEYDVERYLREARLTRLVPITQQLILNYLGETVLGMPRSY, from the coding sequence ATGGTAACCGTCGACACCGATACGGTACGGTTGTCCGAGGAGCAGCGACTCGTCCAGCGAAGCGTCCAACAGATCTGTGACGACTTCGGCGCCGACTACTGGCGCGAGAAGGACGTCGAAGGAGAGTATCCACAGGAGTTCGTCGACGTGCTCTCCGAGGAGGGGTGGATGGGCGCGCTCGTCCCCGAGGAGTACGGCGGCGCGGCAATGACGACGAAGGAGGTCGTCGTCATGATGGACGAGATCGCGGCTTCGGGCGGCGGGTTCAGCGCGGCGCAGGCGATTCACGGCGGGATCTACAACACGCCGCCGATCGTCAACTACGGGAGCGAGGAGATGAAGTCCGAACTGCTCCCGAAGGTCGCCCGCGGTGAGGTATCGATCCAGTCCTTTGCGCTCACGGAACCGAACGCCGGCTCCGATTCGACCTCCATCGAGACGTTCGCCAAGAAAGACGGCGACGAGTACGTCCTCAACGGGCAGAAGATCTGGACCTCCCGCGTCGACGCGACCGACTACATCGTCGTCGTCGCGCGGACGACGCCGAAGTCCGAGGTCGAAAAGCGGACCCGCGGTATCTCGATGTTCCTCGTCGACAAGGAGGACGCCTTCGACCAGGGCGGCCTCGAAACGTCGGCGATCCCGAAGACGGCGAGCGGCTGTGTCCACTCCTACGAGATGTGGTTCAAGGACCTGCGGATCCCCGGGGGGAACCTGATCGGCGAGGAGGGTGAGGGGTTCTACCAGGTCCTCGACGGCCTCAACGAGGAGCGGCTCGTCATCGCCGCAGAGTGCGTGGGCCTGGGCGAGGCAGCCATCGAACGCGGCGTCGAGTACGCCACCGAGCGCGAGGTGTTCGGCGAGTCGATCGGCTCGAACCAGGCCGTCCAACACCCCCTCGCCGAGGCGTACGCGCACGTTCAGGCGGCCAAGCAGATGACCTTCGACGGCGCGGAGGCCGTCGAGGACGCCGAGAGCCAAGAGGTCGGTGCTCGCGCCAACATGGCGAAGTACCTCGCCTCGGAGGCCGCGTTCGAAGCCGCTGACGCCGCGGTGCAGACGCACGGCGGGTTCGGCATCGCGACCGAGTACGACGTCGAACGGTACCTGCGCGAGGCGCGGCTGACGCGGCTGGTTCCGATCACCCAACAGCTCATTCTGAACTACCTCGGAGAGACGGTGCTCGGGATGCCTCGCTCGTACTGA
- a CDS encoding iron-sulfur cluster assembly scaffold protein gives MGLGSDMYRQQILDHYKNPRNYGELEDADIEHVGENPMCGDTVKMFIQLADDGDTIEHVSFVGDGCAISQASASMLSGELRGRSMADVEAMDRDDIVDMLGVELSPMRIKCAVLAEKVAQDGIAIHNGEIEVDETTTE, from the coding sequence ATGGGACTCGGATCTGATATGTACCGACAGCAGATCCTCGACCACTACAAGAACCCCCGAAACTACGGGGAACTCGAGGATGCGGATATCGAACACGTCGGGGAGAACCCGATGTGCGGCGACACGGTCAAGATGTTCATCCAGCTGGCCGACGACGGCGACACGATCGAGCACGTGAGCTTCGTCGGCGACGGCTGTGCGATCAGCCAGGCCTCCGCGAGCATGCTCTCGGGGGAGCTCCGCGGGCGGTCGATGGCGGACGTCGAAGCGATGGACCGAGACGACATCGTCGACATGCTCGGCGTCGAACTCAGCCCGATGCGGATCAAGTGCGCGGTGCTCGCCGAGAAGGTGGCCCAGGACGGGATCGCGATCCACAACGGCGAGATCGAGGTCGACGAGACGACGACGGAGTAG
- a CDS encoding aminotransferase class V-fold PLP-dependent enzyme has protein sequence MSTQADALDVERIRGDFPILQREFDGTQLVYLDNAATTQTPEPVVETIVDYYRTYNANVHRGIHQLSQEASIAYEDAHDRVAEFIGASGGREEIVFTKNTTESMNLVAYAWGLAELGPGDEVVLTEMEHHASLVTWQQIAKRTGATCKYVPITDEGRLDMDAAAELITDDTKMVSVVHVSNTLGTINPVSELADLAHDHDAHIFVDGAQSVPNRPVDVEAIDADFLAFSGHKMAGPTGIGVLYGKKHLLETMEPYLYGGEMILKVTFDDATWNELPWKYEAGTPPICQGIALAAACDYLDDIGMERIERHEADLAAYAHDRLTEQDDVEVYGPPGDDRGGLVAFNVDGVHAHDLSSILNDSAVAIRAGDHCTQPLHDVLGTAASARASFYVYNTKAEIDKLVAAVDDARQLFA, from the coding sequence ATGAGTACACAGGCCGACGCGCTCGATGTCGAGCGGATCCGTGGAGATTTTCCCATCCTTCAGCGGGAGTTCGACGGCACGCAACTGGTCTACCTCGACAACGCCGCGACGACGCAGACGCCCGAACCGGTCGTCGAGACGATCGTCGACTACTACCGCACGTACAACGCCAACGTCCACCGCGGGATCCACCAGCTGAGCCAGGAGGCCTCGATCGCCTACGAGGACGCCCACGACCGCGTCGCGGAGTTCATCGGCGCGTCGGGCGGCCGCGAGGAGATCGTCTTCACGAAGAACACCACTGAGTCGATGAACCTCGTTGCCTACGCGTGGGGGCTCGCGGAACTCGGTCCCGGCGACGAGGTCGTGTTGACGGAGATGGAACACCACGCCTCGCTCGTCACCTGGCAACAGATCGCGAAACGGACCGGCGCGACCTGCAAGTACGTCCCGATCACCGACGAGGGGCGACTCGACATGGACGCGGCCGCCGAGTTGATCACCGACGACACGAAGATGGTCTCGGTCGTCCACGTCTCGAACACGCTCGGAACGATCAACCCCGTCTCCGAGTTGGCCGATCTGGCCCACGATCACGACGCCCACATCTTCGTCGACGGCGCGCAGTCGGTGCCCAACCGCCCGGTCGATGTCGAGGCGATCGACGCGGACTTCCTCGCCTTCTCGGGGCATAAGATGGCTGGCCCGACGGGGATTGGCGTCCTCTACGGCAAGAAACACCTCCTCGAAACCATGGAGCCGTACCTCTACGGCGGCGAGATGATCCTGAAGGTCACGTTCGATGACGCGACGTGGAACGAACTCCCCTGGAAGTACGAGGCGGGGACGCCCCCCATCTGCCAGGGGATCGCGCTCGCGGCGGCCTGCGACTACCTCGACGATATCGGAATGGAGCGTATCGAGCGCCACGAGGCCGACCTCGCCGCCTACGCCCACGACCGCCTCACGGAACAGGACGACGTTGAGGTGTACGGCCCGCCGGGCGACGACCGCGGCGGCCTCGTCGCGTTCAACGTCGACGGCGTCCACGCCCACGACCTCTCGAGCATCCTCAACGACAGCGCCGTCGCGATCCGCGCCGGCGACCACTGCACGCAGCCGCTACACGACGTGCTCGGCACTGCGGCCTCCGCACGGGCCTCGTTTTACGTCTACAACACGAAGGCGGAGATCGACAAACTCGTCGCCGCGGTCGACGACGCGCGACAGCTGTTCGCCTGA
- a CDS encoding sensor histidine kinase, with the protein MDPLDATSSVPRWVGPTALTVLGATLAATHGYHLWSESAASAASFFGSGVPMLLALAVAGGGPLLYRSRLDTAALTTTVVWGYIGGFVLGCISLLIAAHQALKGNPLHESAYMVATTVTGGALVGTVTGRFDALNRQKADLISSLQEATTALSTATTTDEVSHRAVEIANDVLQIPLTGIWLYDERADALAPAAVTEPALEAFDEPPTYRPGEGLSWDAFESGRVERYDDLSTEDSRHNPETVIRSEIIVPLGETGVMNFGSTEPSRFDDLDETVAELLGTATEAALVRADREEVLRTQRRLLRRQNERLEEFTSVVSHDLRNPLSVARGRTELAREDRTDAETHLDAATAALDDMESLIQDLLALAKQGQTVGETERVSAEAIAGDAWRNLGTIGATFEIEEFELDADPDRLRQLLENLFGNAAVHADDEPAVRLGPLPDGAGFFVEDDGPGIDLDARDRIFDIGYTDHEDGTGFGLSIVRRIADAHGWSVRATESGSGGARFEFRFDGTGAESST; encoded by the coding sequence ATGGATCCGTTGGACGCGACGAGCTCGGTGCCGAGGTGGGTGGGGCCGACCGCGTTGACCGTGCTCGGCGCGACCCTCGCCGCGACCCACGGCTACCACCTCTGGTCCGAATCGGCCGCGAGCGCCGCATCGTTCTTCGGCAGTGGGGTTCCGATGCTTCTGGCGCTCGCCGTGGCCGGGGGTGGTCCGCTCCTGTATCGAAGCCGGCTGGATACCGCCGCTCTCACCACAACGGTCGTGTGGGGCTACATCGGCGGCTTCGTGTTGGGCTGCATCTCGCTTCTCATCGCGGCCCACCAGGCGCTCAAAGGCAACCCGCTCCACGAGTCGGCGTACATGGTCGCCACCACGGTCACCGGCGGCGCGCTCGTCGGTACGGTTACCGGTCGTTTCGACGCCTTGAATCGACAGAAAGCCGATCTCATCAGCTCGCTTCAGGAGGCGACGACCGCCCTCTCGACTGCGACGACGACCGACGAGGTCAGCCACCGCGCGGTCGAGATCGCGAACGACGTGTTGCAGATCCCGCTCACCGGGATCTGGCTTTACGATGAGCGAGCGGACGCGCTCGCCCCAGCCGCCGTCACCGAACCGGCGCTCGAAGCGTTCGACGAGCCGCCGACGTATCGGCCGGGGGAGGGCCTCTCGTGGGACGCGTTCGAGTCCGGCCGCGTCGAGCGGTACGACGATCTCTCGACGGAAGACAGCAGACACAACCCCGAGACGGTCATCCGCTCGGAGATCATCGTCCCCTTGGGCGAAACCGGCGTGATGAACTTTGGATCGACGGAACCGAGCCGGTTCGACGACCTCGACGAGACCGTCGCGGAGTTGCTCGGCACCGCGACCGAGGCCGCGCTCGTTCGCGCCGACCGCGAGGAGGTGCTCCGGACACAGCGTCGCTTGCTCCGGCGACAGAACGAGCGCTTAGAGGAGTTCACCTCCGTCGTCAGCCACGACCTCCGAAACCCACTGTCGGTCGCCCGCGGCCGGACGGAGCTCGCTCGCGAGGACCGTACCGACGCCGAGACTCACCTCGACGCGGCTACCGCCGCGCTGGACGACATGGAATCGCTCATCCAGGACCTCCTCGCGCTCGCGAAACAGGGTCAGACCGTCGGCGAAACGGAACGAGTCTCGGCCGAGGCGATCGCCGGGGACGCCTGGCGGAATCTCGGCACCATCGGCGCGACGTTCGAGATCGAGGAGTTCGAACTCGATGCCGATCCGGATCGACTCCGACAGCTCCTCGAGAACCTGTTCGGAAACGCCGCCGTCCACGCGGACGACGAACCGGCCGTCCGACTCGGACCACTGCCGGACGGCGCGGGGTTCTTTGTCGAGGACGACGGCCCGGGAATCGACCTGGACGCTCGCGATCGGATATTCGACATCGGCTACACGGACCACGAGGACGGGACCGGGTTCGGCCTCTCGATTGTCCGCCGGATCGCCGACGCGCACGGCTGGTCGGTTCGGGCGACGGAAAGCGGCTCCGGCGGCGCGCGGTTTGAGTTCCGTTTTGACGGGACCGGGGCCGAAAGCTCGACGTAG
- a CDS encoding DUF424 domain-containing protein, translated as MLLRERSTPEGLLVSVCDADVLGETFEDGDVSLTVEPDFYDGDEATSDEVTASLAEASVANLVGTEAVETAIAAGFVDEANVLEFEETLHAQYLRM; from the coding sequence ATGCTGCTCCGCGAGCGGTCGACCCCGGAGGGGCTGCTCGTCTCCGTCTGTGACGCCGACGTGCTCGGCGAAACCTTCGAGGACGGCGACGTCTCGTTGACCGTCGAGCCCGACTTTTACGACGGCGACGAGGCGACCTCAGACGAGGTCACGGCGAGCCTCGCCGAGGCGTCGGTCGCGAACCTCGTCGGTACGGAGGCGGTCGAGACGGCGATCGCCGCCGGCTTCGTCGACGAGGCAAACGTCCTCGAGTTCGAGGAGACGCTGCACGCGCAGTATCTCCGGATGTAG
- a CDS encoding tetratricopeptide repeat protein, translating to MSDEGPDRHEFSEGQGFGDPYEGFDLDPPELDVDPGMVDPVDSRVVADTLDRRQIPADAVDAEELLDVGIEYMRIERHEQATDALQRVAQYASDEGIEQEAWVNKGAAHAELEEFQEAIDAYREALRIDRNSEHAASAETNLAYALWNDGRGEQALEHAERAVELDPRFPQGWYNRGFFLLERGLAEDAVSCFDNALRLGYRNADVLEEKARALEELGEDERAEELADEAEELRGAAESKLVDAHDE from the coding sequence ATGAGTGACGAAGGGCCAGACAGACACGAGTTCTCCGAGGGGCAGGGCTTCGGCGACCCCTACGAGGGGTTCGATCTCGACCCGCCGGAGCTCGACGTCGACCCCGGAATGGTCGACCCCGTCGACTCCCGCGTCGTCGCCGACACGCTCGATCGTCGACAGATCCCGGCCGACGCGGTCGATGCCGAGGAACTGCTCGACGTCGGCATCGAGTACATGCGAATCGAACGGCACGAGCAGGCGACCGACGCCCTCCAGCGCGTCGCCCAGTACGCGAGCGACGAGGGGATCGAACAGGAGGCGTGGGTCAACAAGGGGGCCGCACACGCCGAGCTCGAGGAGTTTCAGGAGGCCATCGACGCCTACCGCGAGGCGCTCAGAATCGACCGCAACTCCGAGCACGCCGCCTCTGCGGAGACGAACCTCGCGTACGCGCTCTGGAACGACGGCCGTGGCGAACAGGCGCTCGAACACGCCGAACGTGCCGTCGAACTCGACCCGCGCTTCCCGCAAGGGTGGTACAACCGGGGCTTTTTCCTGCTCGAACGGGGGCTCGCCGAGGACGCCGTCTCCTGTTTCGACAACGCGCTCCGCCTCGGCTACCGCAACGCCGACGTGCTCGAGGAGAAGGCCCGCGCGCTCGAGGAGCTCGGCGAGGACGAGCGCGCCGAGGAACTCGCCGACGAGGCCGAAGAACTGCGCGGTGCGGCCGAGAGCAAACTGGTCGACGCGCACGACGAATGA
- a CDS encoding DUF7344 domain-containing protein codes for MASRAELRDGPRDADADRPERDDPLAFTDRSDGTRTREQIFEILSNERRRLVLRYLRAHADSGTIDFRALVDQVAAWENDTSPDRLDSGDRKCVYTALRQTHLPKLDRLGVVKFDSQRGSIELSGEVDDVLRYMTFAPERERFWSRLYLLLAGLCVAATLLFWIGVGPFGSVPGSAVALGIAAAFGLASLAHLYLPNGIDASGHESNWR; via the coding sequence GTGGCGAGTAGGGCGGAACTACGCGACGGCCCGCGGGATGCGGACGCCGATCGACCGGAACGGGACGACCCGCTGGCGTTCACCGATCGCTCGGACGGGACGCGGACCCGCGAGCAGATCTTCGAGATCCTGAGCAACGAGCGCCGCCGATTGGTCCTCCGATACCTCAGAGCACACGCTGACAGCGGGACGATCGATTTTCGCGCGCTCGTCGACCAGGTCGCTGCGTGGGAGAACGACACGTCGCCCGATCGGCTCGATTCGGGCGACCGAAAGTGCGTGTACACGGCGTTGCGCCAGACGCACCTGCCGAAACTCGACAGGCTGGGCGTCGTCAAGTTCGATTCCCAGCGGGGATCGATCGAACTCTCCGGGGAGGTCGACGACGTGCTCCGCTACATGACGTTCGCCCCCGAGCGCGAGCGCTTCTGGAGCCGGCTGTACCTCCTGTTGGCGGGGCTGTGCGTCGCCGCGACGCTCCTGTTTTGGATCGGCGTTGGCCCGTTCGGCTCCGTTCCGGGCAGCGCCGTCGCGCTCGGCATCGCCGCCGCCTTCGGGCTCGCATCGCTCGCACATCTGTATCTGCCCAACGGAATCGACGCGTCTGGACACGAGTCGAACTGGCGCTGA
- a CDS encoding DUF7344 domain-containing protein, which produces MVIDRLRSGVSPREEAETRSIARRRHRAVVRCLSQAGPMAFDELVDRVAIRERELDAVPPDLDHHATVYASLSLTHVPALIDAGVVAYDADTRRIALTDRGHRFRNAAATRTEHGVWNRAFLAQSFVWIVVVLAARLDVAPLAGIPALWLVGCCVGTTFVTSIGYAWWAHRPTAWTYRRR; this is translated from the coding sequence ATGGTGATCGATCGACTACGATCGGGCGTCTCGCCGCGCGAGGAAGCCGAGACTCGGTCGATCGCTCGCCGCCGTCATCGCGCCGTCGTCCGTTGTCTCTCCCAGGCGGGACCGATGGCGTTCGACGAACTGGTCGATCGGGTCGCGATCCGCGAACGGGAGCTGGACGCCGTCCCGCCCGACCTGGATCACCACGCCACCGTGTACGCGTCGCTGTCTCTGACGCACGTTCCGGCGCTGATCGACGCCGGGGTGGTGGCCTACGACGCGGACACGCGCCGGATCGCACTCACCGATCGCGGTCACCGATTTCGAAATGCCGCCGCCACTCGAACCGAGCACGGCGTGTGGAACCGGGCGTTTCTGGCTCAGTCGTTCGTCTGGATCGTCGTCGTGCTCGCCGCGCGGCTCGACGTGGCGCCGCTCGCGGGGATACCGGCGCTTTGGCTGGTCGGCTGCTGCGTCGGTACCACCTTCGTCACCTCGATCGGATACGCGTGGTGGGCCCACCGTCCGACGGCCTGGACGTACCGTCGTCGATGA
- a CDS encoding S26 family signal peptidase: MNLRSAAVYTVELGLLLSVAAILVGQFYGTPVLLSFVETGSMAPTMEAGDGFVAIPAAVAGPVERGDVVTFEARNLHGGGLTTHRVVGETNQGYVTQGDANTVTDQADTEPPVSDGQIKAKALRVDGDVVVIPHLGTAVMGLQDGLGRAQQGLAATLGTSALLGTQGLSYLLFGFGTLVYAIGLFEERSGRPRGDRSRSRSRPHVYDGRTILLASILFIATVSMGTMGAMSGTERIDIVSASFDSERPTVIPAGEQRQWNDTFYNGGVIPVVTTLEPTSGGIETGPPDHVRLSRGESANVTVTVTAPPETGAYVRSYAEYRYFVVLPPSVILSLHAIHPWLAMSAVTAVISTVFVVPVLFVTGFGPVRTRERKRESPTGWW; encoded by the coding sequence ATGAATCTACGATCCGCGGCCGTCTACACCGTCGAGTTGGGGCTCCTCCTGTCGGTCGCCGCGATTCTCGTCGGGCAGTTCTACGGAACGCCGGTGTTGCTCTCATTCGTCGAAACCGGGAGCATGGCGCCGACGATGGAGGCTGGCGACGGGTTCGTCGCGATCCCGGCCGCGGTCGCCGGCCCGGTCGAGCGCGGCGACGTCGTCACGTTCGAGGCACGGAACCTCCACGGCGGCGGGCTCACGACCCACCGCGTCGTCGGCGAGACCAACCAGGGATACGTCACGCAGGGCGACGCCAACACCGTAACCGACCAAGCGGACACGGAGCCGCCAGTCTCCGACGGCCAGATCAAGGCGAAGGCGCTCCGGGTCGACGGCGATGTCGTCGTGATCCCCCATCTCGGGACCGCGGTGATGGGGCTACAGGACGGGCTCGGACGGGCGCAACAGGGGCTCGCCGCCACGCTCGGGACCAGCGCGCTTCTCGGGACGCAGGGGCTGTCGTATCTGCTCTTCGGGTTCGGAACCCTCGTCTACGCGATCGGGCTGTTCGAGGAGCGCTCGGGTCGGCCGCGGGGTGACCGGTCGCGGTCGCGCTCCCGACCGCACGTCTACGACGGCCGAACGATCCTCCTCGCCTCGATTCTGTTCATCGCCACGGTGTCGATGGGGACGATGGGGGCCATGTCCGGGACCGAACGGATCGATATCGTCAGCGCGAGCTTCGATTCCGAGCGGCCGACGGTCATCCCGGCCGGCGAACAACGACAATGGAACGACACGTTCTACAACGGCGGCGTCATCCCGGTCGTCACCACGCTCGAACCGACCAGCGGCGGGATCGAAACCGGCCCGCCAGATCACGTGCGGCTCTCGCGCGGCGAGTCAGCGAATGTGACGGTGACGGTCACGGCCCCGCCGGAGACGGGTGCGTACGTCCGGTCGTACGCCGAGTACCGGTACTTCGTGGTCCTCCCGCCGTCGGTCATCCTGTCCCTGCACGCGATCCACCCTTGGCTCGCGATGAGCGCGGTCACCGCCGTAATTTCGACCGTGTTCGTCGTCCCCGTTCTGTTCGTCACCGGGTTCGGACCGGTCCGAACCCGCGAGCGAAAACGCGAGTCCCCGACGGGCTGGTGGTGA